The following proteins come from a genomic window of Candidatus Nealsonbacteria bacterium:
- a CDS encoding glycosyltransferase family 4 protein, producing MKKLRIGQIGPLNLPIPPKKYGGTEKIIYSLCEGLTKKGHEVFLFAAKDSKTSAHLCPIVEKSLWTLKIKPQEYAPYYAYQMAIVAQKAKKLKLDIIHDHLGPWSLALYGQTKIPIVHTLHVPFRKKDRIWAYRKLNSKLISISFAQRKPAPDLNYVANIYNGIDLSLYPFNPKPKDYFIWVGELSPRKGIMEVIEIAKLAKLKLIIIGRIPPPVQKIDYDFFNQYIKKNLNKGNAKYLGELNQEKIGKYYKEAKAFLYPLQWEEPFGLTMTESMACGTPVIAFKRGSVPEVIKDNKTGLIVSPLEKNGKINLKGFIQAIKKIGQIDRKECRDLVKENFSEEMMIDNYEKTFLKILDQRSSR from the coding sequence ATGAAAAAATTGAGAATCGGACAGATAGGACCGCTTAATCTCCCAATTCCTCCTAAAAAATACGGCGGAACGGAAAAAATTATCTATTCTCTTTGTGAGGGTCTGACAAAAAAAGGACACGAGGTTTTTCTTTTTGCCGCCAAAGATTCAAAAACCAGCGCTCATCTTTGTCCTATTGTTGAAAAGAGCCTCTGGACTTTAAAAATAAAACCCCAAGAATATGCTCCCTATTATGCTTATCAAATGGCAATAGTCGCCCAAAAAGCAAAAAAATTAAAATTAGATATTATCCATGACCACTTGGGCCCTTGGAGCCTAGCACTTTACGGCCAAACAAAAATTCCCATAGTCCATACTCTTCACGTCCCTTTTAGAAAAAAAGACAGAATCTGGGCTTACCGAAAATTAAATTCTAAATTAATTTCTATTTCTTTTGCCCAAAGAAAACCAGCCCCTGACTTAAACTATGTAGCCAATATTTATAATGGAATTGATTTATCTCTTTACCCTTTCAATCCAAAACCCAAAGATTATTTTATCTGGGTAGGAGAGCTTTCTCCCAGAAAAGGAATAATGGAAGTAATTGAAATCGCTAAATTAGCTAAATTAAAATTAATTATAATAGGAAGAATTCCGCCTCCGGTCCAAAAAATTGACTATGATTTTTTTAATCAATATATTAAAAAAAATCTGAACAAAGGAAATGCTAAATATCTGGGAGAATTAAATCAGGAAAAAATCGGAAAATATTATAAAGAGGCAAAGGCCTTTCTTTATCCCTTACAATGGGAAGAACCCTTCGGTCTCACAATGACCGAATCAATGGCTTGCGGTACTCCGGTTATTGCCTTCAAAAGAGGCTCGGTTCCGGAAGTAATTAAAGACAATAAAACCGGACTTATAGTTTCTCCTTTGGAAAAAAATGGAAAAATTAATTTAAAAGGATTTATCCAAGCGATAAAAAAAATCGGCCAAATAGACCGAAAAGAATGCAGAGATTTGGTCAAAGAAAATTTTTCAGAGGAAATGATGATTGATAACTACGAAAAAACTTTTCTTAAAATTCTAGATCAACGCTCCTCTCGATAA
- a CDS encoding type II secretion system protein, with the protein MEKLIFKFKFKKAFTLIELLIVVGIVVLLSTVAVIAINPAKQFKKAHDVQRRMNIRTIWNATNQYATDHKGAGLPEVDTTLRMIGTATSGCDVICGTKISKINNDQEKNRNIGKIGRYFSKKESTVYAAQIAQNFDNQSEVPNIISASVEPVKVVPGDIMLVKTEIKDNYGINSVIADMGGIEKIELELKEGNSYQGTWEAEWKVRDTERKGYVTTIIAANVLNLFSKKEINWIDPPSGWVLPTGYEDPGSQWSNEPNVYDGDIGTYASNNYGSSGWGQFIVVTLPGPIVSDRVRINADYMDSDITEVDVDVFEGGTWVHVFQGGNENDWNCKWVELSFAKSATVTKARFRYNYKRGGFYYWLYEFQFYETSLTINPPACATQDAISVEENTANLLGLVINDGGEPCQYRFQYGKTIVYGNNTDWKSGKITGDGFNESIFSLDNSSEYHFQAQVKNSAGTVDCGDKAFTTAPASTGWVLPTGYADPDNKWGDETYAFDGYTITYARSYHNIGDPQWSSFIYFTHLAMVSNKLRFSARGGSQVSSVDVDVFKDGIWVHVFEGAFNDKQWTEESFSEGVVSQARIRFYATLANEGFYWQLYEFDFQKLVETNAVSCLDLTSSLVPDYISFIPYDPVMGSPERTYYAIKKSPGGIIMIKSCSPESGEEIIVQ; encoded by the coding sequence ATGGAAAAATTGATTTTTAAATTTAAATTCAAAAAAGCATTTACTCTTATCGAGCTTTTGATTGTCGTGGGCATTGTTGTTTTACTTTCAACAGTGGCGGTAATTGCGATAAATCCTGCCAAGCAATTTAAAAAAGCGCATGATGTTCAAAGAAGAATGAACATCAGGACTATTTGGAATGCTACAAATCAGTACGCTACCGACCATAAAGGAGCCGGCCTTCCGGAAGTTGATACTACCCTGAGAATGATAGGGACAGCTACTTCGGGCTGTGATGTTATTTGCGGTACAAAAATCAGCAAAATAAATAATGACCAAGAAAAAAACAGGAATATCGGCAAAATAGGCCGGTATTTTTCTAAAAAAGAATCAACTGTTTATGCCGCCCAGATAGCGCAAAACTTTGACAATCAATCGGAAGTTCCAAATATAATTTCTGCTTCAGTTGAACCGGTTAAGGTTGTGCCCGGAGATATTATGCTGGTAAAAACCGAAATAAAGGATAACTATGGCATAAATTCTGTTATTGCTGACATGGGCGGAATCGAGAAGATTGAATTGGAATTAAAAGAAGGGAACAGTTATCAGGGAACTTGGGAAGCCGAGTGGAAAGTTCGTGATACGGAAAGAAAGGGATATGTTACGACAATAATTGCGGCAAATGTTCTTAATTTATTCTCTAAAAAAGAAATAAATTGGATTGACCCGCCATCCGGCTGGGTTTTGCCAACCGGCTACGAAGACCCCGGAAGCCAGTGGAGCAATGAACCCAATGTTTACGATGGCGATATAGGCACCTACGCCTCAAATAATTATGGTTCATCGGGATGGGGCCAATTCATAGTGGTTACCTTGCCGGGGCCTATAGTTTCTGACCGTGTCCGGATAAACGCTGATTATATGGATTCAGATATAACAGAAGTTGACGTCGATGTTTTTGAAGGTGGAACATGGGTACATGTTTTTCAGGGCGGGAACGAAAATGATTGGAACTGCAAGTGGGTTGAATTATCTTTTGCGAAAAGCGCAACAGTGACAAAGGCAAGATTCAGGTATAATTATAAACGCGGAGGCTTTTATTACTGGCTTTACGAATTTCAGTTTTATGAAACATCATTAACAATTAATCCTCCTGCTTGCGCCACTCAAGATGCTATTTCAGTTGAAGAGAATACGGCTAATTTGCTTGGCCTTGTGATAAACGATGGCGGAGAACCTTGTCAATATAGATTTCAATACGGAAAAACAATAGTTTATGGCAATAATACAGATTGGAAGAGCGGCAAAATAACCGGCGATGGTTTCAATGAATCTATATTTAGCCTTGATAACAGTTCTGAATATCACTTTCAGGCCCAAGTCAAGAATAGCGCAGGTACTGTTGATTGCGGTGATAAAGCATTTACTACCGCTCCGGCATCAACTGGCTGGGTTTTGCCAACCGGATATGCCGACCCGGATAATAAATGGGGAGATGAAACCTATGCTTTTGATGGCTACACCATTACTTATGCCAGGAGTTATCACAATATTGGCGACCCGCAGTGGAGCTCTTTTATTTATTTTACTCATCTTGCGATGGTCTCCAATAAGCTTCGTTTTTCTGCCCGCGGGGGCAGCCAAGTCAGTTCTGTTGATGTCGATGTTTTCAAGGATGGTATATGGGTACATGTTTTTGAAGGCGCATTTAATGATAAGCAGTGGACAGAAGAGAGTTTTAGCGAAGGCGTGGTCAGCCAGGCCCGAATTAGATTTTATGCCACCCTTGCCAATGAAGGTTTTTACTGGCAGCTTTATGAATTTGATTTTCAAAAATTAGTTGAAACAAATGCTGTTTCTTGTTTAGATTTGACCTCTTCTTTGGTGCCTGATTATATATCTTTTATACCTTATGATCCTGTCATGGGCAGTCCGGAAAGGACATATTATGCGATAAAGAAGAGTCCTGGCGGAATAATTATGATTAAATCTTGCAGTCCTGAATCAGGAGAAGAGATTATTGTTCAGTGA
- the dnaG gene encoding DNA primase, with protein MFGSQIDDIKSRLDIVEVIGGYIKVQKCGANYRARCPFHSEKKASFFISPARQIWHCFGCGKGGDIFGFIKEVERIEFGDALKILAQKAGIQLKEIRPEMRTERQNLYEISELACKFFEKQLEGNNAGQSAKKYLLGRNITQDSINKWRIGYAPDNFRGLSDFLISQGYKIKEIVKSGLAIENDRGNYYDRFQSRIMFPVFDINSQVTGFGGRIFGPKEKDEIAKYVNTPATLLYDKGRTLYGLDQAKVEIRRRDSVVLVEGYTDCILSHQVGQENVVAASGTALTLFQLKILKRYSENLILAFDMDLAGDTATKRGIDLAQSLDFNIKILNTPQDTDPADVISKDPKEWEKLISQAKSILDFYFDTTLSRIDKTTPEGKKEISKILLPVIKRIPNKIVQSHWIQKLSKSLEVRMEDVEEELKKIKDQNYNLMDEEDKVEVESVAKSRKEKTEERLLSLLLRKPENHKLICDNDICLLGGNASGFVSKFKKFFQEDKDFSDFKIRFADFQKDLPEGEIEFLNPLLLKAEIDEEFCEMDPCQETKVCLREIRGFDIKERLEKIAKEIKKSENEKDYKKIEELVRQFNDLSKELINNN; from the coding sequence ATGTTTGGCTCTCAAATTGATGATATTAAATCCCGCTTGGATATAGTCGAGGTTATCGGCGGTTATATTAAAGTTCAAAAATGCGGAGCAAATTACAGGGCTCGCTGTCCTTTTCATTCGGAAAAAAAGGCCTCTTTTTTTATTTCACCGGCCCGTCAGATTTGGCATTGTTTCGGTTGCGGCAAGGGCGGAGACATTTTCGGTTTTATTAAAGAAGTGGAAAGAATAGAATTCGGAGACGCCTTAAAAATTTTAGCCCAGAAAGCAGGAATTCAATTAAAGGAGATAAGGCCTGAGATGAGAACCGAGCGCCAAAATCTTTATGAAATTTCAGAGTTGGCTTGTAAATTTTTTGAGAAGCAATTAGAGGGAAACAACGCGGGACAATCGGCTAAAAAATATCTTTTAGGGCGGAATATAACCCAAGATTCAATAAATAAATGGAGAATCGGCTATGCCCCGGATAATTTCAGGGGATTAAGCGATTTTTTGATTTCCCAGGGATATAAAATAAAAGAAATCGTAAAATCGGGTTTAGCCATTGAAAACGACAGGGGAAACTATTACGACCGCTTTCAAAGCCGGATTATGTTTCCGGTTTTCGATATTAACTCCCAAGTGACAGGTTTTGGCGGCCGGATTTTCGGACCCAAAGAAAAAGACGAAATAGCCAAATACGTAAACACTCCCGCCACTCTTTTGTATGACAAGGGCCGAACCCTGTACGGATTGGACCAAGCGAAGGTGGAAATCAGAAGAAGGGACTCGGTTGTTTTAGTTGAAGGATATACCGATTGTATTTTATCTCACCAGGTTGGCCAGGAAAATGTGGTGGCTGCTTCCGGAACCGCTTTAACTCTTTTTCAATTAAAAATTTTAAAAAGATATTCGGAAAATTTGATTTTAGCCTTTGACATGGATTTGGCCGGCGATACGGCAACCAAAAGAGGGATAGACTTAGCCCAGAGTTTGGATTTTAATATCAAAATCCTTAATACGCCTCAAGATACCGACCCGGCTGATGTTATTTCCAAGGACCCAAAGGAATGGGAAAAATTAATCAGCCAGGCAAAATCAATTCTGGATTTTTATTTTGATACCACCCTTTCCCGGATTGATAAAACAACTCCCGAAGGTAAAAAAGAAATTTCAAAAATTCTGTTGCCCGTTATAAAAAGAATTCCCAATAAAATCGTCCAATCACACTGGATTCAAAAGTTATCCAAGAGCCTGGAAGTCAGAATGGAGGACGTTGAAGAGGAGCTTAAAAAAATTAAAGACCAAAATTACAATTTAATGGACGAAGAAGATAAGGTCGAAGTGGAAAGCGTTGCTAAATCAAGAAAAGAGAAAACAGAGGAAAGATTGCTTTCTCTTCTTTTAAGGAAACCCGAAAATCACAAGTTAATCTGTGATAACGATATTTGTTTGCTGGGCGGAAACGCCTCGGGCTTTGTTTCGAAATTTAAGAAATTTTTTCAGGAAGATAAAGATTTTTCCGATTTTAAAATCAGGTTCGCCGATTTTCAAAAAGATTTGCCGGAAGGGGAAATTGAATTTTTAAATCCTTTGCTTTTAAAAGCGGAGATTGACGAGGAATTTTGTGAAATGGACCCCTGCCAGGAAACAAAAGTTTGTCTGCGGGAAATCAGGGGTTTTGACATTAAAGAAAGATTGGAAAAAATTGCCAAAGAAATTAAAAAGTCCGAGAACGAAAAAGATTATAAAAAAATAGAGGAACTGGTGAGGCAATTTAATGATTTGTCAAAAGAGTTAATTAATAATAATTAA
- a CDS encoding response regulator, with product MAKINKKILIVEDEEALLSALREKFTSEGFSVVTALDGEDGLTAAEKEKPDLILLDIVMPKVDGIAMAQKLKEAGSNVPIIFLTNLDDIKHISDALEISKSDYLVKSNWNLNDIVEKVKKRLGAAE from the coding sequence ATGGCCAAAATAAATAAAAAAATTTTAATTGTCGAAGACGAAGAAGCCCTTCTTTCAGCCCTTCGAGAAAAATTTACGAGCGAGGGATTTTCAGTGGTTACCGCCTTAGACGGTGAAGACGGCTTAACCGCAGCAGAAAAAGAAAAACCCGACCTGATTCTTTTAGACATTGTAATGCCTAAAGTTGACGGCATTGCTATGGCCCAAAAACTGAAAGAAGCCGGAAGTAATGTGCCGATTATATTCTTAACTAATTTAGACGACATCAAGCACATCAGTGACGCATTAGAGATAAGCAAATCTGACTATTTGGTTAAGTCCAACTGGAACTTAAACGACATAGTGGAAAAAGTTAAAAAAAGGTTGGGGGCAGCGGAGTGA
- a CDS encoding HAMP domain-containing sensor histidine kinase: MRQYKVEIEKEKKISEMKSELVSLASHQLRTPLTSIKWYSEMLLGEGAEELTQKQKKYVEEVYRGNERMIGLVSNLLNVSRIEMGILTVNSKPTDIGEILREVVKEQAPFIQRKKHEVVVEIPKGLLKIFTDPESVRMIFQNIFGNAVEYTHPGGNITCTVEKKDKEIITAIKDTGIGIPEKQQNKIFQKLFRGDNAVRGHPGGTGLELYITKAMVDALSGKIWFKSKEGEGTTFWIALPIK; encoded by the coding sequence ATGAGGCAATACAAAGTAGAAATAGAAAAAGAAAAGAAGATTAGTGAAATGAAGAGCGAACTTGTTTCTTTGGCTTCTCATCAGCTGCGTACTCCTCTTACTTCTATAAAATGGTATTCAGAGATGCTTTTAGGGGAGGGTGCCGAGGAGTTAACCCAAAAACAAAAAAAATATGTCGAAGAAGTTTATCGCGGGAACGAAAGAATGATTGGCCTGGTGAGTAATTTATTAAACGTTTCCCGAATTGAAATGGGCATTTTGACCGTTAACTCCAAACCGACTGATATTGGAGAAATACTTCGAGAGGTTGTTAAAGAGCAAGCGCCTTTTATTCAAAGAAAAAAGCATGAGGTTGTTGTTGAAATACCGAAGGGGTTGTTAAAAATTTTTACTGACCCTGAATCAGTTCGGATGATTTTTCAAAATATTTTTGGCAATGCCGTTGAGTACACGCACCCTGGAGGCAATATTACTTGTACTGTGGAGAAAAAAGATAAAGAGATTATTACCGCAATTAAAGATACAGGGATCGGAATTCCCGAAAAACAACAAAATAAGATTTTCCAAAAATTATTCAGAGGGGATAATGCAGTTAGGGGACATCCAGGGGGAACCGGCTTGGAACTTTATATTACTAAGGCAATGGTCGATGCCTTATCTGGTAAAATTTGGTTTAAAAGCAAAGAGGGCGAGGGAACAACTTTTTGGATTGCCTTGCCCATTAAGTAG
- a CDS encoding metal-dependent hydrolase, translating into MLPIAHLSASLLSLSVYDKIKKAKNETSFPYFWFIVIGFAGIFPDLLKPHLFVADRISFSHSLFFPIFFLGLYLIFKSLNIKYRSLVFLFFAGAMIHLCLDMVTGVVFIFYPLSDFAINKTVLFPANIIRVQGRWYANLSQHAIWYLFDAFFFGLYVFVDKTNLLERNLRKLLKKNNA; encoded by the coding sequence ATGCTACCAATCGCTCATCTGTCAGCCTCGCTTCTATCTTTGTCTGTTTACGATAAAATTAAAAAAGCTAAAAACGAGACAAGCTTTCCTTATTTTTGGTTTATTGTAATTGGTTTTGCCGGGATATTTCCGGATTTGTTAAAGCCCCATCTTTTTGTAGCGGACAGAATCAGTTTTTCTCATTCTTTATTTTTTCCAATTTTTTTTCTCGGGCTTTATTTAATATTTAAATCATTGAATATTAAATACCGTTCATTGGTTTTTTTATTTTTTGCGGGAGCAATGATTCATTTATGCTTAGATATGGTCACGGGCGTAGTTTTTATTTTTTATCCTTTAAGTGATTTCGCAATCAATAAAACCGTTTTATTTCCCGCCAATATAATAAGAGTTCAAGGAAGATGGTACGCTAACTTATCTCAGCATGCTATTTGGTATCTTTTCGACGCCTTTTTCTTCGGGCTTTATGTTTTTGTTGATAAAACAAATCTTTTAGAAAGAAACCTTAGAAAATTATTGAAGAAAAACAACGCCTAA
- a CDS encoding sigma-70 family RNA polymerase sigma factor → MAKKKNKKKKTKKAKKTGKKTAKKKKIKKTKKKKAKKKKKTKKSPKETRGRKKKVFTPEKIAELIKKGKSRGFITFSELLYHFPDMENDISGLEDLYKELEKQGIEVKQSREFLEVKGVKVKPARGEGVDLVQIYLKEIGKTPFLNAKEEKELAKLIEKGDEEAKKSLAKANLRLVVSIAKKYVGRSPNLTMLDLIQEGNLGLFRAVEKFDWRRGYKFSTYATWWIRQAVTRALADQARTIRIPVHMVETISKYTKVRRQLSQNLRREPFPEEIAAEMGIEVEKVHHVMKISQKTISLETPVGDEDGDSILLEFVEDEKTPPPQTKAARAFLRKQLEEILVDLTPREHKILSMRFGLKDGINHTLEEVGKVFGVTRERIRQIEAKALEKIRQHRSLQKLKGY, encoded by the coding sequence ATGGCAAAGAAAAAAAATAAAAAGAAGAAAACAAAAAAGGCGAAAAAAACCGGAAAGAAAACCGCAAAAAAGAAAAAAATTAAAAAAACGAAAAAGAAAAAAGCAAAGAAAAAGAAAAAAACCAAGAAATCGCCCAAAGAAACCAGGGGGAGAAAAAAGAAAGTTTTTACTCCCGAAAAGATAGCGGAGCTGATTAAAAAAGGCAAGTCCAGAGGGTTTATCACTTTTTCCGAACTTTTGTATCATTTTCCGGATATGGAAAATGATATCTCCGGCCTGGAAGATTTGTATAAAGAATTGGAGAAGCAAGGTATTGAAGTCAAGCAATCAAGAGAATTTTTGGAAGTTAAAGGGGTCAAGGTAAAGCCGGCAAGAGGAGAAGGGGTTGATTTGGTGCAAATTTATTTAAAAGAAATCGGTAAAACTCCTTTTTTGAACGCGAAAGAGGAAAAAGAATTGGCAAAGCTTATTGAAAAAGGAGACGAAGAGGCTAAAAAAAGCTTGGCTAAGGCCAATCTAAGATTGGTGGTTTCTATTGCTAAAAAATATGTTGGCCGTTCTCCTAACCTAACTATGCTGGACTTGATTCAAGAGGGCAATTTGGGCTTATTCCGGGCAGTGGAAAAATTTGATTGGCGGAGAGGTTATAAATTTTCAACTTATGCAACTTGGTGGATAAGACAAGCTGTTACCCGGGCTTTGGCCGACCAGGCCAGAACCATCAGAATTCCGGTTCACATGGTGGAAACTATTTCCAAATACACAAAAGTCAGAAGACAGCTGTCTCAGAACCTGAGGCGGGAGCCTTTTCCTGAGGAAATTGCGGCTGAAATGGGCATTGAAGTAGAAAAGGTTCATCATGTAATGAAAATTTCCCAAAAAACCATTTCCTTGGAAACACCGGTGGGAGATGAAGACGGAGACAGTATTTTATTGGAGTTTGTTGAAGATGAAAAAACTCCGCCTCCCCAGACAAAAGCCGCCAGAGCTTTTTTGAGAAAACAACTGGAAGAGATTTTAGTTGATTTAACTCCCAGAGAGCATAAAATTCTTTCCATGAGATTTGGTTTGAAAGACGGAATAAATCACACTTTGGAAGAAGTGGGCAAGGTTTTTGGCGTAACTCGGGAAAGAATAAGACAAATTGAAGCCAAAGCCCTTGAAAAAATCCGACAACATCGCTCTTTGCAAAAACTAAAAGGCTACTAA
- a CDS encoding glycosyltransferase family 4 protein, whose translation MRIAQVSPLWIPTPPYTYGGTELVVSWLTEELVKRGHQVTLFATGDAKTSARLVPIWQRSLWRARLSAPHAVFGLLYQKLVEMQNEFDIIHDHCEFYTAPFSPFLKPPIVSTLHHPIYEEMTVLFKRFSKINYVTVSKNQKKSSPGINNVKTIYHGLPIEKYIFNPEPKDYLLWLSKIIPTKGLARAIEIAIKSGEKLIISGVIPKDYQDYFDYRIAPLIDGKQIQFVGAADFNKKIELFKNAKAFIFPVRRPEPFGLVVIESMACGTPVLTYKEGSMPEIIKDGKTGFLLNNQEEMIEAVKKIKQIDRLDCRRYVTRKFSLEKMVNKYEALYNTILKNEKNK comes from the coding sequence ATGAGAATTGCTCAAGTGTCTCCCCTTTGGATTCCAACTCCGCCTTACACTTACGGAGGAACGGAGCTGGTAGTCTCCTGGCTGACGGAAGAACTGGTTAAAAGGGGCCATCAGGTCACGCTTTTTGCTACGGGCGACGCCAAAACTTCGGCTCGCCTTGTTCCAATTTGGCAAAGAAGTTTATGGCGGGCAAGGCTATCCGCTCCCCACGCTGTTTTCGGTTTACTTTATCAAAAACTGGTTGAAATGCAAAATGAATTTGATATTATCCATGACCACTGCGAGTTTTATACAGCTCCCTTCAGCCCTTTTTTAAAACCGCCCATCGTCAGCACGCTTCACCACCCGATTTATGAAGAAATGACCGTTCTTTTTAAAAGATTTTCCAAGATTAATTACGTTACCGTTTCTAAAAACCAAAAAAAGAGCAGCCCGGGAATAAATAACGTCAAAACTATTTACCACGGACTGCCGATAGAAAAATATATTTTCAATCCCGAACCCAAAGATTATTTACTGTGGCTTTCAAAAATTATTCCAACAAAGGGCTTGGCAAGGGCAATTGAAATTGCCATTAAGTCTGGAGAAAAATTAATAATCTCGGGAGTTATACCTAAGGATTATCAAGATTACTTTGATTACAGAATCGCCCCCTTAATCGATGGAAAACAAATCCAGTTCGTGGGAGCGGCCGATTTTAACAAAAAAATAGAACTTTTTAAAAACGCCAAGGCCTTTATTTTCCCGGTAAGAAGGCCCGAGCCCTTCGGTTTGGTGGTTATTGAATCAATGGCTTGCGGAACGCCGGTCCTTACTTACAAAGAAGGTTCGATGCCCGAAATTATCAAAGACGGAAAAACGGGATTCTTGCTTAACAACCAGGAAGAAATGATTGAAGCCGTTAAAAAAATAAAGCAAATTGACCGCCTTGATTGTCGAAGATATGTGACTCGCAAGTTTTCTCTCGAAAAAATGGTAAATAAATACGAAGCTCTTTACAATACAATTTTAAAAAATGAAAAAAATAAATAA
- a CDS encoding cold shock domain-containing protein — protein sequence MMEGTIKNLTDKGFGFITVEGEEKDLFFHKNELKDVSYEELKVGDKVSFEKADSPKGPNATNVTRI from the coding sequence ATTATGGAAGGAACAATTAAAAATCTTACAGATAAGGGATTTGGATTCATTACCGTTGAAGGCGAAGAAAAAGATTTGTTTTTTCACAAGAATGAACTAAAAGACGTGAGTTACGAAGAATTAAAAGTGGGAGACAAAGTGTCTTTTGAAAAAGCTGATTCTCCAAAAGGACCCAACGCAACAAACGTCACCCGTATTTAA
- a CDS encoding methyltransferase domain-containing protein produces MIRKEIIKKHLPGVSEFIILIIIGLIYWPLLVYIVLANVFSYIILKNYYFKKQKWDLNVCCGSTDGGGVNADIVKRNVTNFILIKNIYKLPFKDKEFKNTICSHAMEHVDDPDKFYKELKRISENVFLLVPPIWDLASLGAFREHKWQFLTLRTKYFNNLPCRFKLPWWWYQKKFGQTIKG; encoded by the coding sequence ATGATAAGAAAGGAAATAATAAAAAAACATCTTCCGGGAGTTTCAGAGTTTATTATTTTAATCATAATCGGGCTAATATATTGGCCATTACTTGTTTATATAGTGCTAGCCAATGTTTTTAGTTATATAATCCTAAAGAATTATTATTTTAAGAAACAAAAATGGGACCTTAATGTTTGTTGCGGAAGCACAGACGGGGGAGGTGTTAACGCAGATATTGTTAAAAGAAATGTAACAAATTTTATTCTGATAAAAAATATCTATAAACTGCCGTTTAAAGACAAAGAGTTTAAAAATACAATATGTTCCCATGCGATGGAACACGTAGATGACCCGGATAAGTTTTATAAAGAGTTAAAGAGAATTTCTGAGAATGTTTTTTTGCTTGTGCCGCCAATCTGGGACCTCGCCAGCTTAGGGGCTTTTCGAGAGCATAAATGGCAATTTTTGACATTAAGAACGAAATATTTTAATAATCTTCCTTGTAGATTTAAATTGCCTTGGTGGTGGTATCAGAAAAAATTTGGGCAAACAATTAAAGGTTAA